GCCGCGGCCGAGGGTGGTGATGTTGCCGTGCTGGTCGATTCCCTGGAACCCGGCGGCGATCACGATCGCGCCGGAGTCGAGGAGCCGGCGCATGTGGTCGGTGGAGATCGAGCGGATCCGCGCCTTGGTGTGGGTGCTGTCGGTGCGGATCCCGATCTGGGCCCCGGTCAGGCTCACCGCCTCGACGCCGAGCGACTGCGTCGCCATCGCGAACAGCGCCACGCTCACCTGCTCGCCGGTAGAGAGGAGCATGTCCATCTCCCGGGCGCTGGGGCGTGGCGTGATCTGCTTGGCGAGGTCGACGAGGTAGTCGGTCTGGTGGCCCATGGCGCTGACGACGACGACGACGCGGTCGCCGGCGGCGTGGCGGGCGACCGCCTTGCGCGCGGCGGCGAGGATCTTGTGGGCGTCGGCGACGCTGGTGCCGCCGAACTTCTGCACGACGAGGGCCATCGAAACGGATGCTCCGGAGCGGCGGGAGGGTCGGGTGGTCAGCCCGCGGCGGTGAATGGGCGCGGATCGAGGAGCCGCCCCATGAGGCGATGCCCCGGCTCGATCACCGGGCCGGCGGCGGCGGCCGACTCGTCGAACGCCGTGGCGGAGCCGGGGACGATCCCCTCCCCCGCGATCAAAAACGGCACGCGGCCGCGCGAGTGGGTCTTGGTGGAGAGAAACGTGGGATGGTCGGGGCAGACGAGGATCCGGTGGGGGCCACGCGCGGCCAGGGCCGCGGCCACCGGGCCGATGACATGCCGGTCGATCTCCTCCAGTGCCGTGACCTTCGCGGCGGCGTCGCCCTGGTGGCTCGCCTCGTCGGGGGCCTCGACATGGACGCAGACGAGATCGTCGTGGTCGAAGGCGGCGATCGCGGCCCGCCCCTTGGCGGCGTAGTCGGTGTCGAGGTAGCCGGTGGCACCCGGCACGTCGATCCGCCGCCAGCCGGCAAGCGCCGCCAGGCCGCGGAGCAGGTCGACGGCGGTGATCATCGCGCCAGACACGCCATACGCCTCGCGAAACGGCGGCATCGCCGGCGTGCGGCCGACACCCCACAGCCAGACGTGCGTGGCAGGACGCTTCCCGGCCGTGACCCGGCGGAGGTTGACCGGATGGTCGGCAAACCAGCGGGCGCTGGCGAGCATGATGTCGGCCAGCAGCCGGCTGCCCGTGCCGCGCGGGAAGGCATCGGCGACCGACTTGTCCATCAGGTCGTGTGGAGGGGTGGCGCGGAGATCGGCGCCAAGCGGCGCGGGCGCGCCGGCGTGGCCGCGGTAGAGAAGGAGATTGCGGTAGCTGACGCCGGGGACGAACGACCAGCCCGCCAGCCCGGAAAACTCGGCCTCGAGGCCGGCCTGGGCGGCGGCGAGCAGGTCGCGGGCCTCGTCGGTCGAGACATGGCCGGCGGTGAAATCCTCCATCACGGCGGTCGTGCCGCCGTCGCCGTCGTCGGCGGTGGCGATCGTGACGAGGTTGCAGCGCACGGCCCAGTCGTCGGGGCCGAGGGCGATGCCCTGCGCGGCGGCCTCGAGCGGCGCGCGGCCGGTGAAGCAGGCCAGCGGGTCGTAGCCGAGGAGGCTCATGCACGCCACCTCGGAGCCTGGCGGAAGCGCGTCGGGGACGTGGTCAGTGAGGCCGACGACGCCGCGCGCGGCGAGGGCGTCGAGGTGCGGGGTGCGGGCGGCGGCCAGCGGCGTGCGGCCACCGAGGGAGGCCTGCGGGAGGTCGGCGGCGCCGTCGGGAATCACGATCAGCGTCTTCACGGGCGGCAGGCGCTCCTGTCAGTCGTCGATCACGCCGAGGCAGATGCTGCGGCCGCGGACGACGTCGGACGCGTCGATCGCGGCCACCGCGGCGTTGACGGCCGCCGCCGGCGAGCGATGGGTCATGATCACCAGCGGCACGGCGCCAGACTCCGTCTCGGCCTCGTGCTGGATCACCGCGGCGATCGAGATCCCCTGCTCGCCGAGGCAGCCGGCGATCCGCGCGAGCACGCCGGGGCGGTCGGCGACGAGGAACCGCAGCAGGTGGCGCTCGACCAGGTCGGCGGCGCCGAGCGAATCGGCCGGGCCCTCGGGCTCGAGCATCGCGGTGGTCCGAAACGTGATCGCGGCGCGGCCGACGACGGTGTCGATGATGTCGGCGACGACGGCCGAGGCGGTGGGCATCTGGCCGGCGCCGAGGCCATGGAAAAACATTTTCCCGACGGCGTCGCCGACGAGGCTCACGGCGTTGAAGGCACCGCGCGTCTCGGCCAGCGGCGTGCCGATCCGGACCAGCGTCGGCGCCACGCGCAGGGCGACGCGCGCCGTCCCCGGGGCTCGCGCGGCGATCGCCAGCAGCCGGATGCGGTAGCCGAACTCGCGGGCGGTGGTCATCAGGTCGAGGTCGATCCCCTCGATGCCGCGCCGCGGGATCTGCCCCCACGGCACCCAGGTGCCGAAGGCGAGGTGGGTCAGCAGCGCCAGCTTCTGCGTGGCGTCGGTGCCGTCGACGTCCATCGCGGGGTCGGCCTCGGCGTAGCCCTCGTCCTGTGCGAGGCGGAGGACCTCGGCGTAGTCGGCCCCCTCCTCCTCCATCCGCGAGAGGATGAAGTTGCTCGTGCCATTGAGGATCCCGCGGATGCTCTCGATGCGGTTGGCGGCGAGGCACTCGCCGATCGCGGCCACGATCGGGATCCCGCCGGCGACCGCTGCCTCGAATGCGATCGACCGTCCATGCCGGCGCGCGACCTCGAACAGCTCCGGGCCATGCTCGGCGAGGACGGCCTTGTTGGCGGTGACCACGTCCTTCCCGCTCTCGAGCAGCGCCACCATCATCGACCGGGCCGGCTCGAGGCCGCCGACGAGGAGGGCGACGACCGAGATCGAACGGTCACGCGTGATCGCGCCGATGTCGGTGCCGAGGAGGCCCGGTGGCACCGCGACGGCGCGGGGGCGGTGGAGGTCGCGGACAACCACCCGTTCGACGACGACCGGCCGCCCCGCGTGACGGGCGACATGCTCGGCGGAATCGGCGAGGAGCCGGTAGGCACCCGATCCGACGGTCCCGAGGCCGACGATTCCGACCCGCACTGGCTCCGACATGGCCCCGGTCGCACTCCTTCCCACGCTCGCATCGTACCCGGTTCGACCCCGCGACCGGCGGCCGGCCCCGTGGCCCTGCCCTCTCCGGTCGGCGGATCGGCACCCGGTCGAAAAGAACTTCTGCTGCCGACAGGCTAGCTCACCCGCGGGGACGCGGCGGTGTGGCCCACGCAGCGGCAAGCCTGCCAGGGCGGCGGCTGCCAAAACGGCACGTCTGGCCCGGCGGGTCGCGCGGCTTCGGCGTGGCGGGTCGCGCTTTTCACGGGTTTTGCGTAGGCTCACCCAAGCGGTGTCCGTCTCGGCACGGCGGTTGCATCCCCCCCGGGGCAGGCGGCGCGACTGCCAGGTCCGCCCGTCGCCCCGGCGCGGGAAGCCCGTTGCCGGGGTGCGTCGTCCCGCCCTTCCGTTCATCAGTCCCGCCCATCCGTCCACCAGAGGAGTGCATCCGTGGCCAAGCAAATGGTGTTCGACGACGAGGCCCGCCAGCCGCTGCTCGCCGGCGTTTCGAAGCTCGCCCGTGCCGTGAAGAGCACGCTCGGCCCCCGCGGTCGCAACGCCGTGCTCGACAAGGGCTGGGGCTCGCCGAAGGTCACCAAGGACGGCGTCACGGTCGCCGAGGACATCGACCTCGAGGATCCCTACGAGAACCTCGGGGCGCAACTGGTCAAGGAAGCGGCGAGCAAGACCAACGACGTCGCCGGTGACGGCACCACTACGGCCACGGTGCTCGCCGAGGCGATCTTCCGCGAGGGGCTGAAGATGATCGCCGCGGGGGCCGACCCGATGGCGCTGTCGCGCGGGATCCAGAAGGCCGTGGCCGCCGTCTCGAAGGCGATCGGCTCGATGTCGACGCCGATCAACGAGAAGAACAAGAAGGAGTTGATGCAGATCGCGACGATCGCCGGCAACAATGACCCGGCGATCGGCCAGGTCCTCGCCGAGGCGTTCCTCAAGGTCGGCAAGGACGGCGTGATCACCGTCGAGGAAGGCAAGCAGGCCGAGACGACCGTCGAGGTCGTCGAGGGAATGCAGTTCGACCGCGGCTTCCTCTCGCCCCACTTCGTCACCGACACCGACGCCCAGGTGTGCGAGCTGGAGAATCCGTTCATCCTCCTGTTCGAGGAGAAGATCTCCTCGGCCAAGTCGCTCGTCCCGCTCCTCGAGGCGGTCAGCAAGGCGGGCAAGCCGCTGCTGGTCATCGCCGAGGACGTCGAGGGGGAGGCGCTGGCGACGCTCGTCGTCAACAAGCTCCGCGGGATCGTCCACTCGGTGGCGGTCAAGGCCCCCGGCTACGGTGACCGCCGCAAGGCGATCCTCGGCGACCTCGCCGTGCTCACCGGCGGGCAGGCGATCTTCAAGGATCTCGGCATCGCGCTCGACGGGGTCAAGCTCGCCGACCTCGGCCGCGCCAAGAAGGTGATCGTCGAGGCCGAGAACACGACGATCGTCAACGGCGCCGGGTCGAAGGACGCGATCGCCGGCCGGGCCGCCCAGATCCGTGCCGAGATCGAGCACACCGACAGCGACTACGACCGCGAGAAGCTCCAGGAGCGGCTCGCCAAGCTCGCCGGTGGAGTCGCCCAGATCAACGTCGGCGCCGCGACCGAGACCGAGATGAAGGAGCGCAAGGCCCTCATCGAAGACGCGAAGAGCGCCACCCAGGCGGCTCTCGCCGAGGGGATCGTGCCCGGTGGCGGCGTGGCCTTGTTGCGCAGTGAGAAGAGCATCGACAAGCTCGATCTCGACGGCGACGAGAAGCTCGGCGCGTCGATCGTGAAAAACGCGCTGCGGTACCCGCTCGAGGCGATCGCCGACAACGCCGGCGTCGACGGGCCGGTGGTCGTCAACCGCGTCCGCCACATGAAGGGCAAGAACGACGGGTACGACGCCGACAAGGAGGCCTACTGCGACCTCGTCGAGGCCGGCGTCATCGACCCGGCGAAGGTCGTGCGGACGGCGCTCCACAATGCCGCCAGCGTCGCCAGCCTGCTGCTCACCACCGAGTCGCTGATCACCGAGATCCCCAAGGCCGAGGAGGAGGCGGGGGGCGACAACCACGACCACCACGGCATGGGTGGCGGGATGGGCGGCATGGGTGGCATGGGCGGAGGCATGGGCGGCATGGGCGGCATGGGCATGCCCGGCATGATGTGATCGGCCCGACCGAACCGCACGAGACTCAATTCGAACCTTCTTTCCGCGAGGAGAACCCGAGATGGCAGCCAAGAACCTCAAGATCCGTCCGCTCGAGGACCGCGTCGTCGTCGAGCCCGTCGAGGCCGAGGAGCGGACCGCGGGGGGCATCGTCCTCCCCGACACCGCCAAGGAGAAGCCGCAGCGCGGCCACGTCGTCGCCCTCGGCCCGGGCAAGCTGCTCGACAACGGCCAGCGCGCCGCGCTGTCGGTCGCGATCGGCGACCAAGTGATCTACGGCAAGTACTCCGGCAGCGACATCGAGGTCGATGGCCACGAGGTCAAGATCCTCCGCGAGAGCGACATCCTCGCCAAGGTCGTCGGCTGACGCCGGCGGCGCCCATTTCCGCTCCGACATCCCCGCATCGCTTCCCTCCCGAGGAGATCCCAGTCGTGCCCAAGCAGTTGCTGTTCGACGATCGTGCCCGCGCCAAGCTGCTCAAGGGCGTGGAGAAACTCGCTGGCGCCGTCGCCGTGACGATGGGCCCGACGGGCCGCAACGTGATCATCGACAAGTCGTTCGGCGGTCCGACGGTGACCAAGGACGGCGTGACGGTGAGCAAGGAGGTCGATCTCGACGATCCGTTCGAGAACATGGGGGCGAAGCTCGTCAACGAGGTCGCCTCGAAGACCTCTGATCTGGCCGGCGACGGGACGACGACTGCCACCGTGCTCGCCCGGGCGATCTTCCGCGAAGGGAGCCGGATGGTCGCGGCGGGGAGCAACCCGACCGCGGTGCGGCGCGGGATCGAGAAGGGCGTGGCCGCGGCGGTCGAGCGCCTCCAGGAGATGGCCAAGCGTGTCGAGCGCCCCGAGGAGATCGCCCAGGTCGGCGCGATCAGCGCCAACAACGACCGGGCGATCGGCGATCTCCTCGCCGAGGCCCTCAAGAAGGTCGGCAAGGACGGCGTGATCACCGTCGAGGAGGGGAAGACGACCGAGACGACCGTCCGGTTCGTCGACGGGATGCAGTTCGACAAGGGCTACGTCTCGCCCTACTTCATCAACCGCCCGGCGGAGATGGATTGCGAACTGTCCGACGCCCTGATCCTGATCCACGAAAAGAAGGTTTCCAACCTCCGCGACCTGCTCCCGATCCTCGAGAAGGTCGCGCAGTCGGGCAAGCCGCTGCTGATCATCGCCGAGGACGTCGACGGCGACGCCCTGACGGCGCTGGTCGTCAACAAGCTGCGCGGCGTGCTCAACGTCTGTGCCGCGAAGGCCCCCGGGTTCGGCGACCGCCGCAAGGCGATGCTCGGCGACATCGCCGTGCTCACCGGCGGCACGCTGATCAGCGAGGACCTCGGCATCAAGCTCGAGAACCTCGACCTGTCGCACCTCGGCAAGGCGAAGACGATCACCGTCGACAAGAACGAGACGACGATCGTCCAGGGAGCCGGCAAGTCGGCCGACGTCCACACACGGGTCCTCCAGATCCGCAACCAGCTCGAGGCCACCGAGAGCGAGTACGACCGCGAAAAACTCCAGGAGCGGCTCGCCAAGCTCACCGGCGGCGTCGCGATCGTGTCGGTCGGTGCCGGCACCGAAGCGGAGATGAAGCAGAAGAAGGCCCGCGTCGAGGACGCCCTCCACGCCACGCGTGCGGCCGTCGAAGAGGGGATCGTCCCCGGTGGCGGCGTGGCCCTGCTCCGCTGCCGCGCGGCCGTCGAGAAGGTCCGCGGCCAGGCCAAGGGCGACGAGAAGATCGGCGTCGACATCATCCTCCACGCCCTCGAGGCCCCGATCCGGCAGATCGCCGAGAACGGCGGGATCGACGGGTCGGTGGTCGCCGACGAGGTCGCCGGCAAGAGCATCCACATCGGCTACGACGCCAACACCCGCGAGTATGTCGACATGCTCGAGGCGGGGATCATCGATCCGGTGAAGGTCGTCCGCGTGGCGCTGACCAACGCGGCGAGCATCTCCGGACTATTGCTCACCACCGAGGCCTTGGTCACGAACCTCGACAAGGACGACGCGAAGAAGAACCGCGCCGAAGGCTCCGTCCGCTGACCGGCGGGCGGTCGGGCCGCAAGGCTGCGGAGTCGGTCCGATGGCCACCACCATGTCCCAGCCGCGCGATTATTACGAGGTGCTTGGCGTCGACCGGCGGGCCGACGGGAAGCAGATCGCCGACGCCTACCGGAAGCTGGCGATCCGCTACCACCCCGACAAGAACCCCGGCGACCAGGAAGCGGCCGAGCGGTTCAAGGAGGCCGCCCGGGCGTTCGAGGTGCTGTCTGACGACGGGCTCCGGTCGCGCTACGACCGCTTCGGCCACGCCGGCCTCCAGGGAGGGGCGGGGCCGCAGCCGTTCAACGATATCGGCGACATCTTCGAGGCGTTCGGCGACATTTTCGGTGGCGGCGTGTTTGGCGGGGGCCAGCGGCGCGGCGGCCGGCCGCGTCCGGGGCGCGACGTGTTTTGCGCGGTGTCGCTGTCGCTGGTCGAGGCGGCCCGTGGCGTGACCAAGGCGGTCACGTTCACCCGCCACGAGGCCTGCGGCACGTGCGACGGCAGCGGCGCCCGCAAGGGCACGAGCCCCGTGCCGTGCGACTACTGCGCCGGCCGCGGCCAGGTGATCCAGTCGGCCGGCGTGTTCCGCCTCCAGACCACCTGCCCGGCGTGTCAGGGGCGCGGGACGGTGATCCGCGACCGCTGCCCCGACTGCGGCGGCGCGGGGCTCACCGAGGAGCAAGTCGAGCGGCGGGTGCCGATCCCCGCCGGCGTCGATGCCGACGTGCGCGTCAGGCTCACCGGCGAGGGGGAGCCGAGCGCTGCGGGCGGGGCCCCGGGCGACTGCTACTGTGTGATCGAGATCGAGGAGCATCCGTTCCTCACGCGGCAGGGGCGCGACCTGCACTGCGAGGTCCCGCTGACGGTCAGCCAGGCGGCGCTTGGCGCCACCGTCGACGTGCCGAGTCTCGACGGGCCGCGCCCGCTCGAGGTGAAGCGCGGCACGCAGCCCGGCGACGTGATCCGGCTCCGTGGCGCGGGAATGCCGGAGGTGCGCGGCCGTGGCGTCGGCGATCTGCACGTCCATGTCCATGTCGAAGTGCCGCGGGCCCTGTCGCCCCGTGCCGAGCAGCTGTATCGTGAGCTGGCGGCCGAGGAGCAGAAGGCGGTGAGTGCGAAGCGCTCCGGGTTCTTCGAGCGGCTGGCGGAGTATTTCCGCTCCCAGCCGGCCCGGGAGGATTCCGATGAAGACCGCCCCGACGGCGGACGGGAGAAGCCGAAACGATGAGCCATCCGGGTGACGAGCGTGCCGAGCCGCGCCATGACCGCTCCGGCGACGAGACGGTGGCCGATCTCGAGGCCTTCCGCCAAGCGCGGGCCGCCGCGGCGGGCGGAGACGCGGCGGGGCAGGAGTTGGCCGAGGCCCGCGACCGCCTCCTCCGCGCCCAGGCGGAGCTGGAGAACTTCCGCCGCCGTTCGCGGCGTGAATTCGAGGAGGCGCAGCGCTACCGCGAGATCGACTTGCTCCGCGATCTCCTCCCGGTGCTCGACAACCTCCACCGTGCCGTCGAGGCCGCCGACAAGACGACCGACATCGACAGCCTCCGGGCCGGTTTCAAGATGACGGCGCAGCAGATCGAGAAGCTGCTCGAGGCGCACGGCTGCCGCGTGATCGACACCGACGGCCGGCCGTTCGACCCGACCGTCCACGACGCCGTCCTCGAGCAGGTGGTGCCGGGGCAGCCGGCGGGCGCGGTCGTCGGCGTGGGCAGCCGCGGCTACGTGCTCCACGACCGCGTCGTCCGCCCCGCGCAGGTGATCGTCGCGAAGGAGGGGTGAGGAATGCCGACCTACGACTACGTCTGCGACGGCTGCGGGCACGCCTTCGAGCTGTTCCAGTCGATGACCGATGCGGTGAAGAAGACCTGCCCGAAGTGCGGCAAGAAGAAACTCCGCCGCCTCATCGGTGCGGGCGGGGCGATCGTCTTCAAGGGGTCGGGGTTCTACAAGACCGACTACCGCAGCGAGTCCTACAAGAAGGCCGCCGCGGCCGAATCGCCGAAGACGGGCGACGGCGGCAAGGGGTCGGGCAATTCGGGGGAGTCCTCGGGCGGCGGTTCGTCGGGGAGCAAGGACTGACGGCGGCCCGGCTCCGCCCGGGAGCCATCACCGGAGGCCCGTTCACCACATGCCCCGTTGCCCCGTCTGCAGTTCGTCGGTCGATCTGACCGCGCTGGCGACCCCACCGTTTTGCAGCGAGCGCTGCCGGCTGGTCGACCTCGGCCGCTGGCTCGGAGAGTCGTACGGCCTGCCGCGCCCGCGGGGCCGTGCCGACGCCGATGAAGACGAAGCCGGCGGCGACGCCAATCCGGCCGACTCCGACGGCGACGACGACGCCGGGTGAGCACGGCGGGAAGGCACGGCGGCGCGATTCCGCGGCGGTCCGTATACTCCCCGCCGGTCGTCGCCGGCAGGGCCGGTGACGCCGCCAGCGCTCCCCGAGGGTGAGCGACCTCCCCCGAGGGTCAGCAGTCCGATGCCGGCAGATCAGCCCGATCCCGTCCCCTCCCCCTCGGTTGCCGACGAGGCCGTCGTCGCCTCCGCCACGGCCGCCGTCACGTTCGCTGCGGCTGCCCCGGAGCCGGCCGGTGCGGCGGCGTCCGCCGGAGCGGCGCCGACGATCGCCGGCGACGGAGTGGTGCACGAGATCCGCTGGAGCGACGCCCTCCCCTGGTGGCTGCTGTTCCGCGCCGCCGCGGCGGCCTTCTCGCCGACGGTGATCCTGCTCGCGGCCGCGGGGAGCTTGGCCTTGTGGGCGGGGTGGTCGGTTGCCGACAAGGTCGGCCTCCCCGCAGCCGGTGGCGCGTTGCCGTCGCCCTCGGCGACGGCAACGACCGCCGTCCGGCCGTTCGACGGTGCGGCGCTGCTCGCGGCCGCGGTGAACGTGCTGCCGCCGCCGGCCGCCCAGGCGGTCGGGCAGGCGCTGGCCCTCTTCTCACCGAGCGTGACCGCGGCCACGGCGTGTGGCGCGCTTGTCCGTCTCGGGTGGTTTGTCGTCGTCTGGTCGCTGTTCGGCACGGCGATCGCCCGCGTCGTCGGCCTGCGCCTCGCGCGCGAGGAGCCGCTCGGCTTCGCCGGTGCCGTTCGCGAGGGGATGCGGCTGTGGACCGCGCCGACCAACGCCGCGCTGTTCACGCTCCTGGCGATGCTCGGCCTCTCGCTGCCGGGGATGCTGCTGGGATTCCTGATGCGGACCGAATGGGGGCTCGCGGCGGTCGGTGTGATCTGGCCGCTGTTCCTCGCCGCCGGGCTGGTGCTGGCGCTGCTCGCGGTCGGTGTCGTCGTCGGGTGGCCGCTGATGGTGGCGGCCACCGGCATCGAGCGCGGCGACAGCTTTCAGGCGATTTCGACGTCGTTCTCCTATCTCTACCAGCGACCGCTCCACGCCGCCTTCTACGCGTTTCTCGCCGCCATCGTGGCGGTGCCGGCGCTGACCGTGGCGGCGCTGTTTGCCGATGCGACGGCGGGGATGGCGCTGTGGGGGGCGAGCTTCGGCATGGGGCACGAGCGGACGACCGCCGTGCTCGGGGCCGGCTTGTGCGAACAGGCGCCGTTCGGGGCCCGGGCGATCAGAACGTGGACCGACGCCCTCGAGTCGATCCTCGGGGCGTTTGGCTGGGGCTATTTTTGGTCGATCGCCACCGCGGCTGTCCTGCTCCTCCGCCGCGACGTCGACGGCACCGAGATCGACGAAATCAACGCCGAAACGACGGACTTGGGCTAGCAACGACGCTGCCGGACTCCGGCCCCGTTGGCGTGGGGCGGGATCGTGATCTACGATGGTTCCCGAGTTCAGGGGGGCGTGGGGGAGCCAAGTCTCGACCCACCCTTGAGGAGGGGTAGCCATGGTGGTGGACCGGGGCGGCTCGCGGCGGAATCCCTTCATGTTCGTCGGGTTTTTCCTGGCGGCGGCGTTGCTCGCCTGGATCCCCCTGGCCGGCGCCGCCGACACCGCGGCCGACGCGGTGAGCTTCCACCGGCAGATCCGGCCGATCTTCCAGGCACGCTGCCAGGGGTGCCACCAGCCCGCTCGCGCCGAGGGGGGTTATGTGATGACGTCGGCCGCCCGGCTGCTCGGCACGGGCGACTCGGGCACCGCCGGGGTCGTGCCCGGCCAACCAGACGCCGGCGAACTGCTCCGCCGTGTCACTCCAGATGCCGACGGCAAGGCCGACATGCCGCGCGAGGGGAAGCCGCTGGCAGCCGCCGAAATCGACCTCGTCCGGCGCTGGATCGCCGCCGGCGCCATCGACGATTCCCCGGCCAGCGCCGGCCAGGTCGTCGACGCCGATCATCCGCCCGTCTACACGCGCCAGCCGGTGATCACGTCGCTCGACTTCTCCCCCGACGGCCGGATGCTGGCCGTGAGCGGGTTCCACGAGGTGCTGCTGTTCGACGTCTCGGCGCCCGAGGCCCCGACGGCGCCGCTGCGGCGCCTCGTCGGCCTCGCCGAGCGCGTGGAACGCGTCCGGTTCTCCCCCGACGGCACGCTGCTGGCGGTCACCGGCGGCAATCCCGCCCGGCAGGGAGAGGTGCAGATCTGGAATGTCGCCGACGGGGCGCTGGTGCGCAGCGTCGCGGTGACGTTCGACACCGTGTTCGGCGGCTCGTGGAGCCCCGACGGCAAGACGCTCGCCTTCGGCTGCGCCGACAATACGCTCCGGGCGATCGACGTCGCCACCGGCACGCAGGTCCTTTACCAGGGGGCCCACGAAGACTGGGTCCTCGACACCGTCTTCTCGCCGAAGGGTGACCATGTCATCTCGGTGGGGCGCGACATGACCGTCAAGCTCACCGAGCTGTCGACGCAGCGCTTCGTCGACAACGTCACGTCGATCACGCCGGGGGCGCTGCGCGGCGGGCTGGCGGCGGTCGACCGCCACCCGACGCTCGACCAGATCGTCGCCGCCGGTGCCGACGGCACGCCGCGCGTGTATCGGATCCACCGCCATTCCCCGCGCGTGATCGGCGACGATGCGAATCTCATCTTCCCGCTGTTCCCGATCTCCGGCCGCGCGCTGGCCGTGCGCTTCTCGGCCGACGGCCGCCGGATCGCCGCCGCCGGCGGGCTCGACGGCCAGGGAGAGCTGGTGATCGCCAGCTACGACTACGACGCCGACGTGCCCAAGCCGATCCTCGACGTGATGGCCAAGGTGCCGGGCGAAACCCGCCGCAAGGGCACGCAGCGCAGCGACGACGAATGGAAGCGGCTCGACGACTACCGCGACCAGGGCACGCGCGAGTTGGCCCGGGTCTCGCTGCCCGGTTCGGTCGCCTACGCCGTCGCCTTCCATCCCGGGGGGCGCGAGGTGGCCGTCGGCGGCGCCGACGGAGTCGTGCGCTTCCTCGCCACCGAGGGGGGTGCGCCGGGCCGGTCGTTCGCCGTGGCACGGATCGACGAGCAGGTGGCGGCCGACACCCGGCTGCCTCTTCCCTGGCCGGGCGACGGGCCGCTCGAGGCCGAACCGGCTCCCCCTGCCGCGCCGACCGGATTGGCACTCACCCCGGCGGCGATCAGCCTCGTCGGGCCGTTTGCCATCGCGCAGGTCGTGGTCACCGGGCGGCTCGCCGACGGGACCACGATCGACCTGTCGCGTGCCGTGCGCTACGAGCCGCTCGCCGGCCTGCCCGTCGTGGCCGGCGCCGCGGGCCTGCTCCGGCCGACGGGCGACGGCGCCGGCACCGTCCGTGTGACGTGGGGCGACCCGGCCTCCGGCGGGCTGGTGGCCGACCTCCCCGTCGACGTCAGCGGCGTCGGCGTCCAGCCGACCGTCGACTTCATCCGCGACGTCAATCCGGTGCTCTCGCGGCTCGGCTGCAACCAGGGCACGTGCCACGGCGCCGCCAAGGGGAAGAACGGGTTCAAGCTCTCGCTCCGTGGCTACGACGCGCTGTTCGACGTCCGCGCCTTCACCGACGACCATGGCAGCCGCCGGGTCAACGTCGCCAGCCCCGACGACAGCCTGATGCTCCTCAAGGCTTCGGCCGCCGCGCCCCACGGCGGTGGCCAGCTCGCCACGCCCGGCCAGCCGGCCTACCAGCTCGTGCGCCGCTGGATCCAGCAGGGGGCGAAGCTCGACCAATCCGTCCCGCGCGTCACCGGGATCGAGGTCTTCCCGGCCGCCGCGGTGATCGATCTGCCGGGGCGCCGGCAGCAGTTTCGCGTCACGGCGCGCTACGCCGACGGCACGGTCCGCGACGTGACGCGCGAGGCGTTTCTCGAGAGCGGCAACAACGAGGTGGCGACCGCCGACCGGACGGGGCTCGTGACGGCCGTGCGGCGCGGCGAGGCCCCGATCCTCGCCCGCTACGAAGGGGCCTACGCGGCGGTCACGCTCACGGTGATGGGGGACCGCGCCGGGTTCCAATGGAGCTCGGCCGAGACCTGGGGCCCGATCGACGAGTTGGTGGCGGAAAAGTGGAAGGCGCTGCAGATCGAGCCTGCCCCGCTCTGCTCCGACGACGAATTCCTCCGCCGCGTCACCCTCGACCTCACCGGCCTGCCGTCCAGCGCCGGCCAGGTGCGCTCGTTCCGCGCCGACCGCCGCGACACGCGCATCAAGCGCGCCGAGCTCGTCTCCCGGCTCGTCGCCAGC
This is a stretch of genomic DNA from Planctomycetota bacterium. It encodes these proteins:
- a CDS encoding DUF1553 domain-containing protein: MVVDRGGSRRNPFMFVGFFLAAALLAWIPLAGAADTAADAVSFHRQIRPIFQARCQGCHQPARAEGGYVMTSAARLLGTGDSGTAGVVPGQPDAGELLRRVTPDADGKADMPREGKPLAAAEIDLVRRWIAAGAIDDSPASAGQVVDADHPPVYTRQPVITSLDFSPDGRMLAVSGFHEVLLFDVSAPEAPTAPLRRLVGLAERVERVRFSPDGTLLAVTGGNPARQGEVQIWNVADGALVRSVAVTFDTVFGGSWSPDGKTLAFGCADNTLRAIDVATGTQVLYQGAHEDWVLDTVFSPKGDHVISVGRDMTVKLTELSTQRFVDNVTSITPGALRGGLAAVDRHPTLDQIVAAGADGTPRVYRIHRHSPRVIGDDANLIFPLFPISGRALAVRFSADGRRIAAAGGLDGQGELVIASYDYDADVPKPILDVMAKVPGETRRKGTQRSDDEWKRLDDYRDQGTRELARVSLPGSVAYAVAFHPGGREVAVGGADGVVRFLATEGGAPGRSFAVARIDEQVAADTRLPLPWPGDGPLEAEPAPPAAPTGLALTPAAISLVGPFAIAQVVVTGRLADGTTIDLSRAVRYEPLAGLPVVAGAAGLLRPTGDGAGTVRVTWGDPASGGLVADLPVDVSGVGVQPTVDFIRDVNPVLSRLGCNQGTCHGAAKGKNGFKLSLRGYDALFDVRAFTDDHGSRRVNVASPDDSLMLLKASAAAPHGGGQLATPGQPAYQLVRRWIQQGAKLDQSVPRVTGIEVFPAAAVIDLPGRRQQFRVTARYADGTVRDVTREAFLESGNNEVATADRTGLVTAVRRGEAPILARYEGAYAAVTLTVMGDRAGFQWSSAETWGPIDELVAEKWKALQIEPAPLCSDDEFLRRVTLDLTGLPSSAGQVRSFRADRRDTRIKRAELVSRLVASDAFVDHWTNKWADLLQVNPKFLGNEGAQGLRAWIRGQVAANAPYDVFAREILTATGSNRERPEAAYFKVLRDPLLTMENTTHLFLGVRFNCNKCHDHPFERWTQDQYYETAAFFAQVGLDRDPESKDRTIGGTAVEGAKPLWESVIDRTEGDVTHERTGKVVAPKFPFECRHDAPSGATRRQQLAAWITSPDNPYFARSYVNRLWGYLFGTGIIEPIDDIRAGNPPTNPALLDHLTRSFIDGGFDVRRVLTEICTSRTYGLSIAANRWNADDKVNFSHVLPRRLPAETLFDAVHTVIGAPTKFPGYPVGTRAAQLPDVSAQLGNGFLQTFGRPTRESACECERSGGLSLGPVMALVSGPAVGDVLADPATELSRLVAAEPDDARLVDEVFLRILNRPSRPEELQAVGAAMAEIGDDHAALSAELAAAEAAWMLTRAELERQRGERITAATGALDAATQAYEPKRIELERGRADRIAAAIAAVEASHADPEGALARYEAAAATAPRWSVLEPVRTKSRAGSTLVPQADGSILVSGKRGDETTTLTFRVPAGAISGLRLETLADPSLPRGGAGRADDGNFVVTELSVDVAPASDPKAKVRLEFGAAKADFEQQNFPASLAVDKDANARDKGWAVAPRLSESHWAVFETKERFAMAEPSIVTVTIDQKFNGGTFQLGRFRISLTDTAAPLELGLPAALAELLVISRGERSPGVAAEIDRLVRDLDPERKRATAELAAATLPLPADPGLVALAEAIRVAERPVPDDPAIVRLRADVEASTKQVADRRLTAIQDLAWALINSPAFFFNH